The following nucleotide sequence is from Thermoanaerobaculia bacterium.
ATAGGCGAGCGCGGCGCGGCGAACGGACGTCTTCATGCGGGAACCTCCTCGAGAAGGGTTTCGTCGAGCGCCCGCACGAAGGCGGCGAGCGCCGTTCTGGGAACGACGTACGGCGGCAGGAGCCGGAGCACGCGCTCGCGCGCGGTTCCGACCACGAAGCCGCGATCGAGCAAACGGCGGGCGACCGGTCCCGAAGGGCGGTCGAGCTCGATTCCCCACATCAAGCCCGCTCCGCGCACCTCGCGGACGGACCGGTTCCGGCGCGCGAGCCGCGACAGCGCCGCTCCGAGGAAGCGGCCGAGGCCGCGGATGCGGGCGAGCAGTTCCCGCTCCTCGATCTCGTCGAGGAACGCGAGCCCCAGCCGGCAGGCGAGCGGGTTTCCGCCGAACGTCGTTCCGTGATGCCCCGGCCGCACGGCGCCCGCGAGCCTCTCGCCGACGACGACCGCGCCCAGCGGGAGCCCGCCGCCGAGCGCCTTCGCGAGGGTGACGGCATCCGGCAGCACGCCGGCCCGCTCGAACGCGAAGAGCGTCCCCGTCCGTCCGAGCCCGCACTGGATTTCGTCGAAGATCAGCACGGCGCCGGTCCGGTCGGCGGCCTCCCGGGCCGAGCGCAGGAACGCGTCGGTGAGGGGGACGATCCCCGCCTCGCCCATGACCGGCTCGAGGAGGATCGCCGATGTTTCTTCCGAAACGGCGCGCCGCAGCGCCTCCGGATCGTTCGGTGGAACGAATCGGGCCCCCGGCACGAGGGGAACGAACGGCCGCCGGTAATCCTCGTGACCGGTCACGGAGAGCGCGCCGAAGGTTCGCCCGTGGAAGCTTTCCTCGACGGCGACGACCCCGGCGCGGCCGGGGTTGGCGAGGCGGGCGAGCTTCAGCGCGGCTTCGATGGCTTCGGTGCCGCTGTTGCAGAAGAACGCCTTCGAGAGGCCCGACGCGCGCACGAGACGCTCGGCGAGCAACCCCTGCGCCGGGTGGTAGTAGAGATTCGAGAGATGCCAGACGCCGCGCGAGCCTTCCGCGAGAGCGCGGACGAGCCTCGGATGGCGCGAGCCCAGAGCGTTGACCGCGATCCCGGCCAGGAGATCCCAGTATTCCTTTCCGGCGGCGTCGACGAGCCGGGCGCCCCGCCCCGACCGCGGATGAAACGGAGTACGAGCGTACGTTCCCAGCACGAACCCGCGATCGCGGGCCTCGACCTCGGCGGGCGCTTCCGCGGAGTCCGACGCGGCCGCGGCGGCGTCAGGCGGCTCCGGCTGCACGGCGTCAGGCCGCGACAAGAGAAGTCCCTCCCGTCCGTCCGTCGAGGACGTCGGCATGCCGGTCCGGACCGGCGATCACGATCTCTTCGACTCCCTGGGCGATCGCGTCGAGCGCGGCCGCGAGCTTCGGCCTCATCCCCCCCGAGGCGGCTCCGGAGACCAGCAGCTGCTGCGCGGCGGCCGCCGTGAGACGCGGCAGCGTCCGCCCGGATCCGTCGCGCACTCCTTCGACGTCCGTGAAGAAGATGAGACGCGCCGAGCCCAGAGCCGCCGCAACGGCGGCCGCAGCCGTGTCGGCGTTCAGGTTCAGGATCCCTCCTTCGCGGCCGGCGGCCAGCGGAGCGAGGACCGGCAGGAGTCCCGCATCCAGCAGCGCCCGGAGCGCGCCCGGCCACGCCCGCGGCGCGGTTCCGACGAGGCCCAGCTCGACGCCGTCGACCGGCGGATGGAGCTCCGCCACGAGCGTTCCCCCATCCACGCCGGAAAGACCCGCGGCCGCGATGCCGAGCGAGCGGAGCTCGTCGACGAGACCCTTGTTGACGATTCCGGCGAGGACGGCGACGACCGCCTCCAGCGTGGCGGGACCGGTGACCCGCAGGCCGCGATGGACGCTCCGCGTCAGTCCCAGGGCCGAAAGGTGCTCGTCGATCTTCTTTCCCCCGCCGTGCACGACGACGACGGGTGTCCCCGCTTCCCACGCGCGCGCGACCGCGCCGATCGCTCGGCGGCGAAGGGCCGCGTTCTCGAGCAGGCTGCCACCGAGCTTGACGACCCACGGACGTTCCCCGACGTTCATGCCAGTCCCTCCTCTTCGGGAAATCCCGCCATCCGGTTGAAGTTCTGAACCGCCTGCGACGCGGCGCCCTTCAGCAGGTTGTCGAGAACGCTGACCACGACGCCGCGCCGGCCCCCCGCGAAGACGGCGAAGCCGATCTCGGCGCGGGGCGTTCCGACGACCGCCTTCAGCTCCGGAAGCTCCCCCGCCGGCAGGACCCGCACGAAGCGGCTGCGGGCGTACGCGGCGCCGAAAGCGGCGGCGAGCTCCTCGGCCGACGTCTCCCCGGCAAAGCCCAGGTGGAGCGTCGAGAGGATTCCGCGGGGGACCGGGAGCAGGTGCGGAACGAAACAGAGATCGACCGGCTCGGTGCCGAGGTGCCTCCGGATTTCCGGTTCGTGGCGGTGCGTTCCCGCGGCGTAGGCCTTCGCGTTTCCGAAGAGCTCCGTGAACGACCAGGCGAAGTCGGCCTTCTTGCCGGCCCCCGAAACGCCGCTCTTGCTGTCGCAGACGACGGGCTGGGCGCGGTCGAGAAAGCGGAGAACCGGTTTGAGAGCGAGAAGAGCGGACGTCGCATAGCACCCGGGGTTCGCGACGAGCCGGGCCGTCTCGAGCTCGCCATCGCACCATTCCGTCAGGCCGTAGACCGCACCCGGCAGCAGGCCGGGGACCGGGTGCGCGAAACCGTACCAGCGGGGGTACTCGGCGGCCGGGAGACGAAAGGCGCCCGACAGATCCACCACCCGGACGCCCGGCAGACGGTCGAGGATCTCCGGAACGACTTCCGCGGAAATTTCGTGGGGCGTGGCGAGAAACACGAAGTCGGGTTCGCCCGCGAGGAGCGCGTCGACCGTGAACGGCGCCGCGTCCGGCCCCGGCGCGCCCGCGAGCGCCGGATGGAGGCCTCCGAACGGCACGGCGCCGCCGCCGGCGCCCGAGAAGATGCCGCCCCACCGGACGCCCCGATGGCGGGCGAGAATCGCCGCGAGCTCCCCCCCGGCGTAGCCGGTCGCCCCGACGATCGATACACGTTTGCCCTGCAGCTCTTTCAATCCGGCATCCTTTCGAGGAACGCCGGTTCAGGAACGCTTCGATCGGCGCGGCTGCGCCGACCGGATTCGAGGCTTGGCGTCGGTCGAGATCAGGGACCGCAGACGATGGGTGAGGCGGGCCGCGGCAGCCGCCGAGCGGGTTGCCAGGAAAATCGTGTCGTCGCCCGAGACCGTCCCGACCACCTCGGGCAGAGCCGCCTCGTCGAGGGCGCGGGCCACCGGCGACGCGTCCGCCGGCGGCGTCCGGAGAACGACGAGCGACGAGGCCGTCTCGACCCGGAGGACGAACTCGCGGACGACGCGGCTGAGCTTCTCCTCCCGTCTTTCCGGGCGCGCCGGCTCCTCCGCCGCGGACGGCGAGGACGCCTCGGCCCGCGCGGCGGCGACCGGGAGCACGTAGCCGGCTGGGCCCTTGGCGACCCCGAGCTCGCGAAGATCGCGGGAGACGGTCGGCTGGGCCGCCGGATATCCGCGGTGGCGGAGGAGGCGCTGCAGCTCGTCCTGGGAGCGGATCGTCGCTTCCCGGATGATCCGGAGCATCTCGTCGCGGCGGCGCATCGTGGCGCCGATCGAATAAGTATTCACCAACACGAATTTTTATTGATCACATCCCCGGTGTCAAGGGAAAAACGAGGGGCGGGCGCCCGTGCTCCGACGAGCGATAAACTCGTTCCCGTGGCGCTCGCCCCGGGAACCCGGTTCGGCCCCTACGAGGTCTCGGCTCTCCTCGGAGCCGGGGGGATGGGCGAGGTCTATCGGGCGCGCGACGTGCGCCTCGGGCGCGAGATCGCCCTGAAGATCCTCCCCGCGGCGTTCGCCGAGCAGCCGGAGCGGATGCGGCGCTTCGAGGAAGAGGCCCGGATGGCCTCCCGCCTGAATCACCCGAACATCGTCACGATCCACGACATCGGAAACGAGGGGGGAATCGCGTTCATCGCGATGGAGCTCGTCGAGGGAGAGTCGATCCGCGAACGGATCTCGCGCGGTGCCTTCCCCCCCGCGGAGTCCGCCGCGATCGCCGCGCAGATCGCCGCCGGCCTCGCCCGGGCCCACGCCGCCGGGATCGTCCATCGGGACCTGAAGCCCGAGAACGTCATGATCGCTCCCGGCGGGCTCGTCAAGATCCTCGATTTCGGGCTCGCCCGCATCGAAGCCGAACGCGTGACCTCGACGCCCTCTTCCGCGCCGACGCGCACGTCTCCCACCGGCGCCGGCGCGATTCTCGGGACCGTCGGCTACATGTCGCCGGAGCAGGCTCGGGGCGCTCCGACGGATGCGCGGACCGACCTCTTCGCGTTCGGCGCCCTGCTTTACGAGATGCTCGCGGGCCGCCCGGCGTTTCCCGGAGGCACGGTCGCCGCTCTCTCGGCGATCCTCGCGCCCGGCCCCCCGGACCTGTCCGGGATTCCCGACGGCACGCCTCCCGGGCTCGCCCGGATCGTCCGCCGCTGCCTCGAGAAGGACCCCGAGCGCCGCCTCTCCTCCGCCCACGATCTCTCCCTTCAGCTTCGCGACCTCGCCGTGCCCGCCGCTCCCACTCTGCGGACGCGTTCCTCGGCGTCGCGAGTCCGGCGGAAGGCGATCGACTCGGTCGCCGTCCTCCCCCTGATCAACGTGGGGGGCGACCCCGCACACGAATACCTGACCGACGGCGTCACCGAATCGATCATCCACGGCCTGTCGGAGCTCCCGAAGCTCCAGGTGATGGCGCTCTCGACGGTCTCCCGCTTCCGCGGGCGCGACCCGCTCGAGGCGGGACGGGCGCTGGGGGTCCGCGCGGTGCTCACGGGCAAGCTCACCGGAACCGCCGAAAGGCTGCGCGTGCAGGCGGAGCTCGTCGACGCGCAGACCGGATTCCGGATCTGGGGCGAAGCGTACGACCGGCCGATGGCGGACCTGCTGGAGGTCCAGGACGAGATCGCGCGGGAGATCTGCGATCACCTTCGCTTCAAGCTCTCCGGCGCGGAGCGGCGGCGCGTCGCGAAGGCCCCGACGCGCAACGCGCAGGCGTACCAGGCGTACCTGAAGGGCCGCTACTTCTGGAACAAGTGGACGACCGAGGGTGTCAAGAGCGCGATCGAGCTGTACGA
It contains:
- the argC gene encoding N-acetyl-gamma-glutamyl-phosphate reductase, whose amino-acid sequence is MKELQGKRVSIVGATGYAGGELAAILARHRGVRWGGIFSGAGGGAVPFGGLHPALAGAPGPDAAPFTVDALLAGEPDFVFLATPHEISAEVVPEILDRLPGVRVVDLSGAFRLPAAEYPRWYGFAHPVPGLLPGAVYGLTEWCDGELETARLVANPGCYATSALLALKPVLRFLDRAQPVVCDSKSGVSGAGKKADFAWSFTELFGNAKAYAAGTHRHEPEIRRHLGTEPVDLCFVPHLLPVPRGILSTLHLGFAGETSAEELAAAFGAAYARSRFVRVLPAGELPELKAVVGTPRAEIGFAVFAGGRRGVVVSVLDNLLKGAASQAVQNFNRMAGFPEEEGLA
- a CDS encoding arginine repressor, with the translated sequence MLVNTYSIGATMRRRDEMLRIIREATIRSQDELQRLLRHRGYPAAQPTVSRDLRELGVAKGPAGYVLPVAAARAEASSPSAAEEPARPERREEKLSRVVREFVLRVETASSLVVLRTPPADASPVARALDEAALPEVVGTVSGDDTIFLATRSAAAAARLTHRLRSLISTDAKPRIRSAQPRRSKRS
- the argB gene encoding acetylglutamate kinase; amino-acid sequence: MNVGERPWVVKLGGSLLENAALRRRAIGAVARAWEAGTPVVVVHGGGKKIDEHLSALGLTRSVHRGLRVTGPATLEAVVAVLAGIVNKGLVDELRSLGIAAAGLSGVDGGTLVAELHPPVDGVELGLVGTAPRAWPGALRALLDAGLLPVLAPLAAGREGGILNLNADTAAAAVAAALGSARLIFFTDVEGVRDGSGRTLPRLTAAAAQQLLVSGAASGGMRPKLAAALDAIAQGVEEIVIAGPDRHADVLDGRTGGTSLVAA
- a CDS encoding acetylornithine/succinylornithine family transaminase — encoded protein: MSRPDAVQPEPPDAAAAASDSAEAPAEVEARDRGFVLGTYARTPFHPRSGRGARLVDAAGKEYWDLLAGIAVNALGSRHPRLVRALAEGSRGVWHLSNLYYHPAQGLLAERLVRASGLSKAFFCNSGTEAIEAALKLARLANPGRAGVVAVEESFHGRTFGALSVTGHEDYRRPFVPLVPGARFVPPNDPEALRRAVSEETSAILLEPVMGEAGIVPLTDAFLRSAREAADRTGAVLIFDEIQCGLGRTGTLFAFERAGVLPDAVTLAKALGGGLPLGAVVVGERLAGAVRPGHHGTTFGGNPLACRLGLAFLDEIEERELLARIRGLGRFLGAALSRLARRNRSVREVRGAGLMWGIELDRPSGPVARRLLDRGFVVGTARERVLRLLPPYVVPRTALAAFVRALDETLLEEVPA
- a CDS encoding protein kinase, producing the protein MALAPGTRFGPYEVSALLGAGGMGEVYRARDVRLGREIALKILPAAFAEQPERMRRFEEEARMASRLNHPNIVTIHDIGNEGGIAFIAMELVEGESIRERISRGAFPPAESAAIAAQIAAGLARAHAAGIVHRDLKPENVMIAPGGLVKILDFGLARIEAERVTSTPSSAPTRTSPTGAGAILGTVGYMSPEQARGAPTDARTDLFAFGALLYEMLAGRPAFPGGTVAALSAILAPGPPDLSGIPDGTPPGLARIVRRCLEKDPERRLSSAHDLSLQLRDLAVPAAPTLRTRSSASRVRRKAIDSVAVLPLINVGGDPAHEYLTDGVTESIIHGLSELPKLQVMALSTVSRFRGRDPLEAGRALGVRAVLTGKLTGTAERLRVQAELVDAQTGFRIWGEAYDRPMADLLEVQDEIAREICDHLRFKLSGAERRRVAKAPTRNAQAYQAYLKGRYFWNKWTTEGVKSAIELYERAIEIDPAYALAWGGMADAYGIMGSMKITAPDQAFPKARAAALRALEIDPRLADAHASLAYVHWLHDWDWPAAEASFRESLRLNPSYATGHRWYGQFLSGLGRGEEALEEVRRALDLDPLSLIIHTAVGDALFYARRYRESIEFYRKSLEMDPDFQAGHSDLARALEFSGEIDEAIREYEAAIRLSGATAADASVGRANALAVAGNREEALAILDQLQRRRAERFTSPWGIASIYARLGEPEEALSWLELAYAEHDPPLVWLKVHPRFDALRSHPRFLAILRRMNLE